The sequence CGGAGCGCCGCTGCTGAGCCCGCGCGCCGGAGCCGGAGCCCGGGAACCGGAAGGCAACGGGGACCAGGTGCCGGGGCCGGCACCGGGGTAGAAGCCACCGGGACCGCCGGGGCCGTGCGCCGGACCGTACCGAACGTCGAAGAGGATGCCGACATGCCGCTGCTGGAGCCCGACCCGGAAGCCCTCCGCCCCCGTACGGCGCGCGCACCCGCCGTCGACCGGGTCACCGACCGGAGCGCGTCCGGCACCCCGGAGCCCCTGCGCTCCGAGCTGACCGCCCTGCTCGGCGCGGACAAGGTGCTCTGGAAGATCTCCGACCTCGTGCGGTACGCCTCCGACGCCAGCCCCTACCGCTTCCTCCCCCGGGTCGTGCTGGTCCCCGACTCCATCGACGACGTCTCCGCGATCCTGTCGTACGCCCACGGCAAGGGCCGCGAGGTCGTCTTCCGGGCCGCGGGCACCAGCCTCAACGGCCAGGCGCAGGGCGAGGACATCCTCGTCGACGTACGCCGCCACTGGACCGGCGTCGAGGTGCTGGACGACGGGGCGCGGGCCCGTATCCGGCCCGGCACCACCGTCCTGCGGGCCAACACCACGCTGGCCCGGTACGGCAGGCTGCTGGGCCCCGACCCGGCGAGCGCCATCGCCTGCACGGTCGGCGGGGTCGTCGCCAACAACGCCTCGGGCATGACGGCCGGCACCACCCGCAACTCCTACCGCACGCTCGCCTCGCTCACCTTCGTCCTGCCGAGCGGCACCGTCGTAGACACCGCCGACCCGGCCGCCGACGAGGAGCTGGCGCGGGCGGAGCCGAGGCTGTGCGCCGGGCTGCTGGAGCTCAAGGCGGAGATCGAGGCCGACCAGGAGCTGACGGCCCGTATCCGCGCCAAGTACGCGATCAAGAACACCAACGGCTACCGGCTGGACGCGTTCCTCGACGGGGAGACGCCCGTACAGATCCTGCGCGGGCTCATGGTCGGCTCCGAGGGCACGTTCGGCTTCATCTCCGAGACCGTCTTCGACACCCTGCCGCTGGACAAGCGGGTGACCAGCGCCCTGCTCTTCTTCCCCTCCCTCACCGCCGCAGCGGCCGCCGTCCCCCGGTTCAACGAGGCCGGGGCGATCGCGGTGGAGCTGATGGACGGCAACACCCTGCGCGCCTCGGTCAGCGTGAAGGGCGTCCCGGCGGACTGGGCGGCGCTGCCCCGGGAGACGGCCGCGCTGCTGGTGGAGTTCCGGGCCCCGGACGAGGCGGGCCAAGAGGCGTTCGAGGAAGCGGCCGCCGAGGTGATGCGGGGACTCGACCTGGTGGTGCCGGCCGCCTCCGTCACCAACGCGTTCACCCGGGACGCGCGGACGATCGCCGGGTACTGGAAGGCGCGCAAGGCGTTCGTGACGGCGGTCGGCGGCTCCCGCCCCTCGGGTACGACGCTGATCACCGAGGACTTCGCGGTGCCGCCGGACCGGCTGGCCGACGCCTGCGAGGCGCTGCTGGAGCTCCAGTCGCGCCATGGCTTCGACGCGGCCGTCGCCGGTCACGCGGCCCACGGCAATCTGCACTTCCTGCTCGCCTTCGACGCGGCGCGCCCCGATGACGTCGAGAGGTACGACGCCTTCATGCAGGAGTTCTGCGCGCTCGTCGTGGACCGCTTCGACGGATCGCTGAAGGCGGAGCACGCCACCGGCCGCAACATCGCGCCGTTCCTGGAGCGCGAGTGGGGCGCGCGGGCGACGGAGCTGATGTGGCGGACCAAGCAGGTCATCGACCCCGAAGGCGTGCTCGCGCCGCGGATCGTCCTCGACCGTGATCCGCGGGCCCATCTGCGGGGGCTGAAGACCATTCCGAAGGTGGAGGCGGTCGCCGACCCGTGCATCGAGTGCGGCTTCTGCGAACCCACCTGCCCCAGCGAGGACCTGACGACCACTCCGCGCCAGCGGATCGTGCTGCGCCGGGAGATGATGCGCCAAGCGGACGGCTCCC is a genomic window of Streptomyces sp. SID8374 containing:
- a CDS encoding FAD-binding and (Fe-S)-binding domain-containing protein codes for the protein MPLLEPDPEALRPRTARAPAVDRVTDRSASGTPEPLRSELTALLGADKVLWKISDLVRYASDASPYRFLPRVVLVPDSIDDVSAILSYAHGKGREVVFRAAGTSLNGQAQGEDILVDVRRHWTGVEVLDDGARARIRPGTTVLRANTTLARYGRLLGPDPASAIACTVGGVVANNASGMTAGTTRNSYRTLASLTFVLPSGTVVDTADPAADEELARAEPRLCAGLLELKAEIEADQELTARIRAKYAIKNTNGYRLDAFLDGETPVQILRGLMVGSEGTFGFISETVFDTLPLDKRVTSALLFFPSLTAAAAAVPRFNEAGAIAVELMDGNTLRASVSVKGVPADWAALPRETAALLVEFRAPDEAGQEAFEEAAAEVMRGLDLVVPAASVTNAFTRDARTIAGYWKARKAFVTAVGGSRPSGTTLITEDFAVPPDRLADACEALLELQSRHGFDAAVAGHAAHGNLHFLLAFDAARPDDVERYDAFMQEFCALVVDRFDGSLKAEHATGRNIAPFLEREWGARATELMWRTKQVIDPEGVLAPRIVLDRDPRAHLRGLKTIPKVEAVADPCIECGFCEPTCPSEDLTTTPRQRIVLRREMMRQADGSPVEAGLLDAYGYDAVDTCAGDSTCKLACPVGIDTGAMMKGFRHLRHSPREERIAALTAKNFRVVEASARLAVAAGNAIGERGGDRLLQTVTRLARRAVRPDLVPEWLPQLPGSAARKLPRTARVGASAVYYPACVNRIFAGPETGREAGPDGSRSPSLAEAVVAVSERAGKPVWIPEDVAGTCCATIWHSKGYDAGNRVMANRIVEAAWGWTAGGALPLVVDASSCTLGIAEEVVPYLTEDNRALHRELTVVDSLVWAAGDLLPELTVSERAGSAVVHPTCSMEHLGDTEQLRVLAEACAEEVTVPDGAGCCAFAGDRGMLHKELTAAATAKEAAEVNSRTYDSYLSANRMCEIGMERATGHPYRSALIALERATRPPGR